The Pyxidicoccus xibeiensis genome contains the following window.
GACGTTGGTGAGCGTGCGCATCATGTCGAGCACCCGGTCGATGGCGAGCAGGTAGCCCAGCCCCTCCAGCGGAAGGCCGGCGGAGCTGAGCACCACGGTGGCCATGACCACGGCGGTGCCGGGCACGCCCGCGGTGCCGAAGCTGCCCAGCACCGAGGCCAGCAGGATGATGAAGTACTGCGACGCGGACAGCTCCAGGCCGAAGTACTGGGCGATGAAGAGCGAGGCGATGGCCGGGTAGATGGCGCCGCAGCCATCCATCTTGATGCTGGCACCCAGGGGCACCGCGAAGGACGCGTAGTCCTTGTTGACGCCGAGGTTGTGCGTGACGCTGCGCAGGGACACCGGCAGCGACGCGAAGCTGGACGAGCTGACGAAGGCCACCTGCATGCCCGGCGCCGCGCCTCGGAAGAAGCGCAGCGGGTTGAGCCCGTGCACCAGCAGCAGGCCGCCGTAGACGAAGACGATGTGCAGTGCGCACGCCAGGTACAGCGCGATGACCAGGCGGCCCAGGGGCAGCAGGCGCTCGAAGCCGTAGGTGCCCACGAGCGCGGCGATGAGGCCGAAGGTGCCCAGCGGGGTGAGCTCCAGCACGAAGCGGGTGACTTGAATCATCGCGTCGCTGGCCTCGCGGACCAGCTCGCGCAGGCGGGCCGTCTTCTCGCCCAGCTTCACCAGGGCGAAGCCCAGCAGGCCGGCGAAGAAGATGACCTGGAGGATCTTCCCGCCCGCCAGCGCGGCGAAGGGGTTGGTGGGCACCACGTCCAGCAGGACCTGGATGGCGGTGGGGACCTCACGCGGCTTGTAGTCCGAGGCCAGCTGGAGCTGCCCCACGCCCACGCCCGGCTTCATCACGGCGGCGACGCCCAGGCCCACGCCCACGGCCAGCGCGGCGGTGACGGCGAACCAGAGGAACGTCTTGCCGCCCAGCACGGCCACGCTCTTCTGCCCGTGGAGCGCGGCCACCGCGTTGATGACCGCGAAGAACACCAGCGGGGTGGCGATCATCTTGATGAGGTTGACGTAGAGCGTGCCCAGGGGCTGGAACCAGGGCCCGGCGGGCGCGCCCACGAGCCAGCCGACCAGCGCCCCCAGCACGAAGCCGCCGAGCACACGCTGCCAGAACGGGATGCGGAACCAGACGGAGACGAGCTTCTTCACGGGGGACCCCTCGGCCTCGGCGGCGACCGGCGGACCATAACGGACCGCCCCGGTGGCCGCAGGGCCTTCACGCCCATGCAGGGTGCCTGGGAGACACCGGGACCGGCGCCCTTCCCGACCCGCCTGTCTGCTCGTCAGACAGGTAGGATGAAGTCCCCCGCCTGCCCGGTAGAAGCCTTCCTCCCAGCAGGCCCTCCCCTTCGGGCCCGAGGAGCGATACACCTTGGCCCCACCATGGCCGAGACCTCTTCGCTCAACATCCCCACTGTCGACCTCGCAGACCTCGCGTCGGGAGACCCGTCCCGTGTCGAGCAGGCCGCGGCGGCGCTCCGCGAGGCGTTTGGTGTCTTCGGCCTCGTGTACCTGAAGAACCATGGCGTCGACACCCAGGCGCTCACCCGGTACTACGACGCGTTCGCCGCGTTCATCGCGCAGCCGGAAGAGACGAAGCGCCCCTACGGCCGGGCGGACATCTGGTACCAGCGGGGCTGGACGCCGCCGAACACCGAGGTCGCCGTCGCGAGCAACGGCCAGCCGGACTTCAAGGAGTGCTACTTCGTCGCGCCGTACCCGAACGACGAGCAGTCCGCCCTGGAGTTCCCGGAGCTGTACCCGGAGAACGTGTGGCCCGCGAGCGCGCCGCCGTACTTCCAGGACGGCATCATGACGCTGGGCCGCTCGCTGCACGAGGCCGGCCAGAAGCTGCTGCGGGGCGCCGCGGTGGCGCTGGGGCTGCCGGAGGCGACCTTCACGGACCTGTGCCAGCGTGCCCCCCACGTCACGCGCGCGTTGCAGTACCTGCCGCTGACGGCCTCGCAGGTGAACACGGACATCGTCTGGGGCGAGGAGCACACGGACTTCAACCTGCTCACGCTGCTGCCCGGAGGCCGCTTTCTGGATCCGGAGGGCCGTCCGGCGGCGGCACCCGACAACAAGAGCGGGCTGTACCTGCGCACGCGCGCGACGGCGGAGGACCCCAACGGGAAGCTGGTGCGGGGCACCGCGCCCGCGGGCTGCATCGTGGCGCAGGTGGGCCAGCAGCTGGAGATCCTCACGGGCGGCACGTTCCTGGCCACGCCCCACGTCATCACCGCGCCCGGGGTGCCGGGGTGGCAGCGCCAGTCCGCCGCGCACTTCATGCACGTGCACACCAGCACAGTGCTCTTCCCGCTGCCGAAGTTCCGCACGCCCGACGCAGTCCGGAACTACGCGCCGCCGGTGCTCGCGGGGACGTACGACATCAAGACGCTGGTGGACATCGGCCTGGCGCCCGCGGGCGCGCTCGACAAGCTGGGCTACCGCCACTACGACCGCCTCAACCGCCAGCGCGCGGGGGCCTGAGACGTCCGGAACCGGGGCGCGCCGCGTAGCAGGCCCGGGCCTTCAGGCTCGCGACTTCCGCGGCAGCGCCCGGGTGCCCGCCTCGCGGGCGGCATCATCCAGCACGAGTGAGGCGGGCTGTCCCAGGAACCTTCATGGCTCCGGGGGCTCGTCACCTGCTCATCCTCCGCGCTCCCATGCAGCGCCAGCACAGGCCTGACAAATCATCCCCACAAACACAAACACAAACACACATAGCCACAATGCAATTGATTGCAATCCAAACACCAATCAGCAACAACAAAGACAACCACAATTGCTTCAATTGCTTTCACAGGCATTGCAATCGAGTGCTCGCCCTGCGAATCACTGAAAACATGTACATGTAGGCACTGCCATT
Protein-coding sequences here:
- a CDS encoding dicarboxylate/amino acid:cation symporter — translated: MKKLVSVWFRIPFWQRVLGGFVLGALVGWLVGAPAGPWFQPLGTLYVNLIKMIATPLVFFAVINAVAALHGQKSVAVLGGKTFLWFAVTAALAVGVGLGVAAVMKPGVGVGQLQLASDYKPREVPTAIQVLLDVVPTNPFAALAGGKILQVIFFAGLLGFALVKLGEKTARLRELVREASDAMIQVTRFVLELTPLGTFGLIAALVGTYGFERLLPLGRLVIALYLACALHIVFVYGGLLLVHGLNPLRFFRGAAPGMQVAFVSSSSFASLPVSLRSVTHNLGVNKDYASFAVPLGASIKMDGCGAIYPAIASLFIAQYFGLELSASQYFIILLASVLGSFGTAGVPGTAVVMATVVLSSAGLPLEGLGYLLAIDRVLDMMRTLTNVTGQMLVPVLVARQEGLLDEAIYNRAPTNVGLEKDAAGAE
- a CDS encoding isopenicillin N synthase family dioxygenase is translated as MAETSSLNIPTVDLADLASGDPSRVEQAAAALREAFGVFGLVYLKNHGVDTQALTRYYDAFAAFIAQPEETKRPYGRADIWYQRGWTPPNTEVAVASNGQPDFKECYFVAPYPNDEQSALEFPELYPENVWPASAPPYFQDGIMTLGRSLHEAGQKLLRGAAVALGLPEATFTDLCQRAPHVTRALQYLPLTASQVNTDIVWGEEHTDFNLLTLLPGGRFLDPEGRPAAAPDNKSGLYLRTRATAEDPNGKLVRGTAPAGCIVAQVGQQLEILTGGTFLATPHVITAPGVPGWQRQSAAHFMHVHTSTVLFPLPKFRTPDAVRNYAPPVLAGTYDIKTLVDIGLAPAGALDKLGYRHYDRLNRQRAGA